The following nucleotide sequence is from Pectinophora gossypiella chromosome 17, ilPecGoss1.1, whole genome shotgun sequence.
atataataataacgtgtactttattttattattagtcaGCGAAGTCGGTTAGCATTATTATCAAAACAAAGGTTTCATTTAGTTAGTTTTTTTGGCTATACCCTATTTAATGTAGCACGATAATGATATGGGCACGGAGATGCGCCGCAGGGGTCGCACGCGCCGAAGTCATCGCATCGCATTTAGGAATCTTTGTATAAAATCGTTCCAAACATGGTACGTTAAATAGGGTATATGCCAAATCAACGCATGGGCCTTGCGATGGGCTGTTTAAGTGATGATTGAAATACAAACCATACAAAAACACGATATTCTAAGAAGGTAATATACCTAGGTACACAATTAGAATAGGATACGAACTGGCAAACGTCGCTGGTGTGGAAGTCGTCGACGGGGGTCCGCCGGTCGGCCGCCAAGTGCAGCAGCGTATGGCCGCAGCGCAGCCGCGCGCCGCGCAGGCTGAACACCGCGCGGCGGACCGCGCACACCGTGTCCTGCGGGCGGGAGGGCTGTGGTCACCATGCACTGGTAGCTAACATGGGGCAAGCTTGCTCTGTATCAACCTAATCCTTTTGCGTCTTTAACGACATTTATGTTTTTCGTTTGAGTCTTAATATACTTCAGGTGtcaaccgaagacgattacACATTTACTTGCAACAGTACATGAGCATGTACCATCTTCATACATAAAttctatatttatatacttaagagGCACACGGTACGAATTAAATGTTTATAGGAAGTTTCCGGGGTGAGACTGAAGCAAATCTTTAACCTCGTAAGAAcaggatttccagacacaatagttaaacaatgggatttgaattttaaaaggcatctggttCTTAGGAGGTTAAATATAAAAGGGAAACCTCACTGACTCACTCGTCACGAATACTCAGGAAATACAAGTGCCTAATAAGTCTCTGCGTGGGAGTTCCTAAAAgaacgtaggtgctcactaagacaggATTTTGCAAAACCTCTAAGGGGGTAGAAATTAAAACTTATTCCTTACAAAAGGGTCTCATTCTATCGTATGCATTGTAAAGTGGAttccttttttataaaaaaattacgattgttgtatttttttacaatttggtgttcattacgtagctaatatgaaactgcaaaatatttgtgatcacacactccgcaatgtacatcaaattgtcattgtaatttacaattgtaagttttattaaacaggcccaggctggtgtcagggtgattATTGTGTCGCCAaaagcctctgacatgactcacgtaacaaCTACGTTACacgagtaagtagtaaccgggaccaacgacttaacgtgtaacgaagcacggatcatcttacattcggacattcgggtgatcagcctgtaatatcctagccaaactagggatcacaaagagattttttcgATATGTCCCCACGGTGATTCGAAACAGGAAAAAGCAAAGGCGtctttcttatcgtgtcgatggaaaactaaatagtatcggcccaaaacttggcaacaagtatggcgctatctgcagcgctcatcagatccttctgcgtgcaggtgttcgggcacgcaggacacgatgtaggATGTTCCATGTTTCGTCAGCAAAGGCGTGGAACAGGGGGTTTAAGTTTGTGtggaaacattttatttttaaagctgtCGACTCTCCAAATTCATGTAATACAGTACCCGTGCGAAACCGGAGCGGGTCGCGATTTGAAGACAAACAAAATGATGTTCATTCTCACCTCATTGTTACCCGGGTTCTCGAGCAGCCGCGCCGCCACAGCCACCAGGTAGAGTGCGGTGCGCACGTTACTCTCGTACTCCTCCTGCAAGAGGAGCGCGCGGCACAGGCTCTAAGCTTCAATAGATGCCTCACAAACTAGCCTACGTCGGTACACTGCTACTTCGTATGAGTGTGCGTGAtaacatagaaggaataataggtatagaatggcaaccggcggctgagctaggtttatctcttccccctccccccccccccccccccaaatcgaatgggcgtcaaacgtcacacacacagatgcgcgtgtacgataacgtcaatgcatagtgtctgtgtaaaacaaggtgttttgtatgagcTATCAGGGGTGTCAACGCGCCAATGTTACGAGGGTTTCGTGaaattatctatttattatttttgtactcgtaaagtcgaattcattgcacagagccgtggtagcccagttggaagaaaactcgactctcattatgaggtcgcaggtttgaatcccataaaccaatacatacatacataaactcacgcccgtaatccgtaatggggtgggcagagccacaagtaatcaaagacaacttgcagccactgttgatacgatgtcgtaagctggataaaCCAATAAaccaaaaccaatgattttcgaatttgttttcgaattcatgtttggatcttaaatgtttatcacgtgcttagcggtgaatgaaaacatcgtgaggaaactcacattcccgagaaatgcgtttcggaggcttgtgacctaaactgtattgggctggctttcccttcgcgggttggaaggtcagacaagcagtcgcttctataaaaaaccggaccactTAACCACTTGCAAACTGGTTGTCAACACAGGATTACATGACTTATGTTGTTCGCTTTAAGGTGTGGTGTCAATCAAAGCTTTTTCGATTCTATTCTACCGAAAACACAAGGAtgtgaaagaaaaatgaaagaaaagtgACAAGTCGTTGGAACAATTATGACAAATGGATATGAGAGGTCGAGCACATACCGTATAAAGAGGAAATATGtgataatagggtatttgactgagtcaaagataaattataaaatgccaatgtacaaatagaagccagtctatgatGATCAAAAacaaatctcattttacttttgcaattatttccgaattttatttatgaattaagtaacaatgagtacgacgtttgaccgcgttTATTTGtggacgtcacaggacagtatttccatacaagctccaaagaaaactttccttTTAAAGTTTCTGTAAGCTAAAACCTTAGTTTAAtcggctatttataaaaaaaaacttttttatgcaTTAACTTACGAACGGTTATGataaaataggctagttttcaattAGCCAAATCAGATGCAttctactaaacgtcaaaagacgaaattactatggattttttgtggaaaaacacactgtgacgtcatagaaaaagtgatataatgacttttaaattttcttttttttttaaacctgtcaaattaaaattagtttAAGATGTCCACCCTAATAAGCATCATTGAGAAGCAatagcggggttgaaccggggACAGCGGTTCTCGTACAAAATGCAGGTAAggagtagttttacagctagttacataatatttttttttgtaatataattttttttgacgttcaaaaagcgctaacattgtaagccaattttgaaaaataaatatttttgaatttttttttaattttctaccttcttctattccgtggtactCTGTAAGGGTATGTGCTCGATACGATATGTGCTGAATTAGTGGCTCACCATAAGGGCGTCAGGGTCGTGGCTCACTTGCGGCTTCTCGATCCGTTTCAAGCCCCGGCGCAGCTCCTCTGCGCACGCCTCTAGCACGAAGCATACCTGGAACATAcattgtattataattaaaacacataataacgggttcttaccgcgtttaaatggggatatgagactgatgagattggagtggagtaggacTACTCCACTcctctcatcagtcatcccgtgatcatggcacttgcaacagtgtcgaaatatcgggagtctcatatccccatttaaacgcggtaagaacccgttattatgtgttttaattatgataataaccgcgtaaacttaaaacaatgtatacattGTATTTATACATCGTGCGCAAGATAGcacatttttttaatagaattttACCTCTTTTATACAGCTTTTTATAcctttattggtgctaattcctgcagccgccatctaattttattttaagttatacctgtcattttctgtccaccgaaaaggagagggacgggtgattgacagctcttaattttaggaagaatgagtaaatgaatgaataacccgggcgaatcaaaaaggtatctcgctggtatgcaaaccgtttgacgtgtgctgtcaacataattctgtcgggttattggccaacgcaatttttttatagggttattttagatttgtgcttaaaattgacgtgtgttccataaattttatgcttgtcgattacccgtccctttccttttcgacggataagaaaatgacagatataaaaaaaattagatgatgtttacaggaattagcaccactgtatttgtttttgataatgacTTTTGGTCTTTTGTTCtctttgtaaatatattatattggtgcttgcacgagaaccgtttttattattggtaggtCACCAATACATCGTATACATAATACTACTATATGTTCACATATCTTTGTATGTTTCCGTTTAAAGCtcacatacaggatgttagtgacaacgtaacgaatactgagggggatgattcagaccatgattcatgattttttttctgtttttttctaaattattttaaattctacacttttgcaatggaaaattctacttgacgttaactcagagtaatgggctgaatcatccctttcagtattcgttacgatgtcacttacaccccgtacaagtacgtacagtcatgagtaatatcaagtatccactttagaaccctgtcgcactatcatatttgacatttaatgacacttagggtttaatttgtcaaaaaagttaatgtgacatggtctcaaagtgtataaatattagtactcgtgaccgtacaggtagccgctcgGGTAAGTATGagagttagtgacaccgtaacgaatactgagggagatgattcagatgtacggtcacgagtattaatacgtatacactttggtaccatgtcacattaacttttttgacaaattgaactgtaagtctcactaaatgtcaaatatgttagtgcggcagagtcctaaagtgggtacattatattgctcatgactgtatgtatgtttataagaAACATAAATACCTGCTGAAGCGGCAATTCAATTCCGATGTGAATCATCTGCGAGAAAACTTGAGCAAATCTGAGTAGGTCCTTTACAACTGATACCTGGAACGAAAAAAAGATCTGTCAACAAAAATCAAGTGGCattgtatattttaaacattggttagggtctagtggttgagcgttggacacacgacccgggttcgaatcccggtggggacatatcacaaaaatcactttgtgatccctagtttggttaagacattacaggcttatcacctgattgtccaaaaagtaacatgatccgtgcttcggaaggcacgttaagccgttggtgccggttactacttattacttactgatgtaagtaagtagtagttacatgagccatgtcagaggcctttggcggttcaataataaccttggcaccagggttgatgatgttggtaattcacctcacaacccacacgatggaagaagagaAGAACATTAGTTAGGGGTCCTATGGTAAACCTTTTCAAACGGAGAGCGCTGGTACTTACCCCGGTACCTTGCACCAATGAACTATTAGATTATCTCAAGTGcagctttcactaacacaattggctcgaccattatagacggcgatagggCTCAACACCTACCACGTCGGTCTAAGAGATCTCGGAGAGAattcggtgacgtgtgggtacttatttcatcttgcgatagatatgTCTCTAACTACGCCAATTGGCTATacatatatagtcgtgagattatgttatgttgaattgcttcaatatggccgttttaaggtgattcgttttccatacaaaagttgatgcagtgctacaggaaaacggatagaggaatattgttataaaaccgataaatagtaatattttggtgtattattttcgcaaactaacaaaaattttggatccaaatacgagaagtaccatatttcagaccctcaattttgatcaattctacatttgtagtggtgcagattacagtgtatttgctgagcgtgtagtggtgtcaatgttagtttgtgtgcgtgatagttttttttctctaaaggctttgactacttgacaagtgtaattagaatgtcagtgacaatttataaagagattttgtatgaataaataaaaactaaaaatactacaatctgagaaaaggaatattggaaaaatatttttgttttaacgcatattatttaaacatttttaaataatgggtaagtaccgtgttttaaaagaggacatatattataataaaaaatcaatacataaaatgaaatggctgtatgggcatagttcattttgccttacccttcggggaaaaccaaatcaaaaaaaaagttgttgcatttgccggcctaaatagtagtcatttataattaattgtttttccatccaacatacagatttatttatattctctttgccgcggactttttggtgggaccgggaatgggaaggttgctttcttcattgaataatctaaataatcaatacgaagtggtgttttgtggttaatgatcacattaagttagtcggaaaacattcccgatagtattattaaatcggaatattcaataaacaaagtgtacctatctattttcgctttgccccaacaagccgcttacttcgtttggggttcggagtaggagtctgtgtgggggcttaggtttcatcatttcattaatcatcatcaagaaaaaaaacacaagacatggctgtatgggcatagttccctttgccttgccctttgggaaaaaaaaataagataaattttgaaattcttatgtataataaacaaacatcacagacatcatgacagatctaaaactaacgaaaatcttttttctatttgacttatttatgaattttaatcaagaaaacgtgataataagttcgacagcaaccagttcaggtccccgaaacagcccatttcaggccgcgtatatatggaaatactacttcaatacgtcccagcctcgtctttttttaacgtcctcgttaaaaaaagacgtcctaacctgaactaactaacctaacaataaacaccacgcgtaaatataagtccagaaatgcgctgcaagtcgtctggactgggcgcgaaaacaacatagaattcgattagctgctaagtgtcccgcatgctataaccagctgtcactgacatacgtatgaagtcccgcggattttattggaactaaagtcataataattatatgcggatactgcgacatcagcgccgtgcttgcgggacgtcctgaagcgctattacatctttcaaacgcgatgcgtcaaagtttgaaccgacgcaatttaggaaaaatctaccttattattactgtactgtgatcgttatttgtaaaatcatacaatacatatacacaatataattattatgacatattgtggacttttcggtagacctacaaaaaaggaacaattcaatcatacattgttttgttatatctcaatgggctcaggcagcgttttcgccgaaagctccaagtcggctatatttgtaacgataattatgtttgacattcatcatcatttttgaaccattttatacaaaaaaaaatacttgtataaattatataccctaaagcacgcccatgaatcactctactcattggtgaaaaccgtatgaaaatcggttcagtagttttttagttagccgcatgttcactgatgcgattaatgcctgttagaattttacaaaataataaatacggaaattacggaaggtactttagttcaaagtacattattgtataattataatattattggtaaaagtgatactttttgaaaattccgtaacaaatagacgggttcgccaaattcaattgtaaaaaaaaatacaaaaagtaaaaacaattaaaacatgcacttgggtttgaaccgtgaaacttaagaatggcggcgactgctttaccaaatgcgccatttagaagttagaagtagacttcaaattatgcatctcttttaatagctaacctagttcacatgtgtgtgtgacagcttcgtgtttgtacacaaattgaaatgacaccaacttttgatgcaatgttttaatatgatatctgcagtaaatactttaaaattgtagcttaacttaaagataatgtatgtaagatttcgccacctaacattcactgggtcagaactcaacactaaacgaataaatggaaaaaaatacgaaaactgcagaagtaacgccatctgctgacgcagcgttacctagctgactgaaatgcATCACCTTAAACTCTCAGCCTATAACTTCAGATTGGGCAGGCAAACCCCGGAATTGATTGCATAAACTCTAGGTTggaaatatttaaatgaaatttaaaTACCGAATTATGCTGCCGTAAGTGCAAGGCATGCCTCCACAGGGCCAGGCAGCGGTCGAAGCGCGCCTCGTCGGCGAACACCGCGCCCCGGAACACCACGGGGTGCGGCAGGTCGGGGCACTGCCGCCCCAGGAGGCGCTCGCGCACCGTCAGGCCCTCCATGTGCAGCGCGTGCGCGTTGTTGTGGAGACGCTCCACTTCCTGGAAGAAAAACACATATTGGTATCGGTTCGGgtaaccaccaacttaatttgacagacCTACAACTAGCTTCATCACTTTCTTGCACGTATGAATAATGAAGGACGGTATTAATTTAACAGcagtcaaactaaaattaggttaagtatGTGTCCGTCCGAACACGCACTAATGaagaagtattttttaaatgagtTCACATTTAGGCCTTTTCCTtcgctttttttttatatgtagtttctagtaataaaaagaacatttaaataggaagttgttaatagcttcagacccagagtaaacctgaagaaaataaaaataataaaataagaaagagAATAGGAAGGttttatacaatacaacacaaatacactttattgcaccaaaataaaaagaaataattacaaaaagtctcttaactaagtacatggcaaatggcggccttatcgcttaaagcgatttcttccagacaaccttaaggtgaggaaaaatgcaaaaaaaaatatatatttattatattttttattgtttgtaggttctccagaccttcaagtagtagcaaaaaggtgtagagctcatttagcttagtttatctatgataaaaaagtttcgatcaccgaatggtgtggctCCACTTACggcatctattgtcgccgaaaaTCATATAGCGAGTCCCAACacccactcagaatcatggtctgaatcgtcccccttgGTATTCGTATATGATCGAAGAtaccattcttcttctatcgtgtgggttgtgaggtgaattaccaacctcatcaaccaatcaatcagggttattattaagccgccaaaggcctctgacatggcttgcggcaatcacctataattacgTAGGGGGTGTGCTGACGTGTCCAAAATGTGGGCGCACGTTTTCACATAAAATTGGCTATACGAGCCATCACAGAGCACACCAGAGAGCAGACTTTCGAAGCTCTTGAATGACAACCGTCAATGAATCCACCAGCTGCTGTTgctgtagtcgaaatcgactgtgaaTCATCatcaacgactacttacttacatcagtaagtagtaaccgggaccaacggcttaacgtgcattccgaagcacggatcatcttagtcaTACAttctcacttcttcttcttatcgtgtgggttgtgaggtgacgtaccaacctcatcaacccactaGATTCTCACTGACCTCAACAGTAGTGCTCTCCCGCCAGTTATCGTAAGCAGGTATAGGGTCCGCTGGTTTCTTCAGTAGAAGACCATACCGTGTGTCATACCGCATCGCCATAGCACGGTGGAGGTACTGATATGCCATCTGCAACAAGATTACGTTATGATAGGGTACCGAAGTGTTTGAAagagtattttattatgtattgttttaagtttacgcggttaatggtgctaattcctccagacgccatctaattttaagttataactgtcattttcttatccaccgaaaaggaaagggacggatgattgacagctcttaattttagaaagaatcaGTAAATGattggataacccgggcgaatcaaaaaggtatctcgctggtatgcaaaccgtttgacgtgtgctgtcaacataattctgtcgggttattggccagtgtaaaatttttagacggttgttttagatttttgcttaaaattgacgtgtgttccataaattttatgcttgtcgattacccgtccctttccttttcggcggataagaaaatgacagatataacttaaaataaaattagatggtgtttacaggaattagcaccattatcataattaaaacacataatggccccgattcctgcagacaccgcctaattttattttaagttatatccgtcattttcatatccgtcgaaaaggaaagggacggatgattcacagctcttaattttaggaagaatgagtaaattaatgtgtcgggttattgactgacgtaaaatttttagacggttggtttagatttgtgcttaaaattgacgtgtgttccataaattttatgcttgtcgattacccgtccctttccttttcggcggataagaaaatgacagatataacttaaaataaaattagatggtatttacaggaattagcaccaataacggcTTCTTACCGCAACCGGGTTCGGTtgatcatcccgtgatcatggcactttcaacagtgtcgaaatatcgggagtctcatatccctactttaaacgcggtaagaacatgatattatgtgtattttattattatttggattTGAGAGGTCTCGAACTGatgcagcccgaatggccactgcgaccttGCGAGATCTATTGCGAAAGGCATAGGTGGaaaataacaacaataacatAGCGTCACGCCGATGATTTGGctcaatgtggcctctttagCCCCCCAGTTTTTGTAGATAACTATAACTAAACTCACCCGTAAACAATAGTACTCCTTATCGTTGGCGAAGGAGGCGCCGAGCAGCTCGTACGCCTCTATGGCCTGCGCCCGCGTCACCTCGGGCCGCGCCGCCAGGATCTCCACTACCGACGCGCGCGCACGCTCCGCTGCGCACTGCAGGGGGGTCATGCCTGCGGGAATATTTATGTgcttcacataacataagctcacaactatatcccgattgggatagtcagaggtacattcatcgcaagatacccacacctttctgttagaccaaggtgatagccatatcgccgtctataatagtcgagcaaactgtgtcagtgaaaactgcacttaagataaattaataattcattggtgcaactCCGGTTacgggttcgaaccggcgctaactgtttgagaagcaagccggtgaacctaTGAATAACTTATGAAGTACACAttccccgctggcgtggtcgacgttttccctatTTCAGCGCTTACCAattaaaaagcaacctgtgacgtcatagaaaaacgtgacaaaatacgACATACGTGGCACtctttattacattttctttttattagaaatcataaataagttaaatagaatt
It contains:
- the LOC126374162 gene encoding protein fem-1 homolog B isoform X5 — encoded protein: MFNRGFRRGATALWCAAGAGHLGIVKRLVRSGANVNHATKTLSTPLRAACFDGRLDIVKYLVRHGADIHKANKYNNTCLMIAAYKGHLDVVQFLLDSGARVDERALCGATALHFAAECGHAAVVCALIDHNAKILTNENGMTPLQCAAERARASVVEILAARPEVTRAQAIEAYELLGASFANDKEYYCLRMAYQYLHRAMAMRYDTRYGLLLKKPADPIPAYDNWRESTTVEEVERLHNNAHALHMEGLTVRERLLGRQCPDLPHPVVFRGAVFADEARFDRCLALWRHALHLRQHNSVSVVKDLLRFAQVFSQMIHIGIELPLQQVCFVLEACAEELRRGLKRIEKPQVSHDPDALMSLCRALLLQEEYESNVRTALYLVAVAARLLENPGNNEDTVCAVRRAVFSLRGARLRCGHTLLHLAADRRTPVDDFHTSDVCQFVSYSNCVPRFPCARTTRLLLECGVEVDAADEMRRTALHVALISYQLIPASVDNQEREAWSEAVMGVACELLSRGAHVDAVDADGITPLIAAIGSPAESVVRAALSPRLSCLAAGALARARLRYPRHHVPRDLHAFLTMHAVFPLN